The following is a genomic window from Halorientalis litorea.
GCCTGGACTTCCATGTCGACCGTCGCCCGGAACTCCGGGGTCTCGTCGACGACTTCGAAGCCATCCTCGTCGACCTCGCCTTCATCGTGTTTCTCGAAAGCCTGTTCATCGACCGAAACTACATCCGTGGTGACGTTGTTACTAGACATTGGAATCTACCCTGATTCCTGAAGGCGCTCAGCGCCCGACACCGCGATGCTACAACATCGCGGATTTCCTCGACGACAACGACCGACAGACTCGTCTGCGCGCTCTCGCTCGCGCCTTCGCGAGCGCCCCTTGGGGCGCGAGCGAGAGCGCGCCATAGGGAGGCCACTCAACCAGCACCGCGCGCCGACCCGCCCGGAGCGAGCGGCCAGCGGGATATGCCCGCTCGTGTCCGGCCCGATGTGCGGGTCCGTGTCCAGGGCGACTGTCGCCGAGAACGCGCGCCGCGGTGTGGCGCGCGACAGCGCAGGCGGCACCAAGCGCTGGAACGCGAAAGCCCGCAAGGGGCGCAACCGACGGGGATACCCGCTGGCGCCGAGGGCACATGCATTTTAGCCCGGAACGGGCGCGGGCGGTGCGGAGAGCGCCCGCACGCCCGGAATGGTCGGTCGCGAGCGACGCGGAGGGCGGAACGCGGCGAGCGGTGCGGGCCATAACGGACACACCTGTCCACCCAGCCGCGACACTCAGCGACCCAACTACTGCCCTGGCGGACTCAGAAAGGGCGAGGCCGCCTCGGTCACCGGGAGAGCCTGCTCTCCCGAGCTAACGGGCGGCGCGCCGCCCGTGAACGGCCGAGGGCCTTCATCGTGTTGCTCACCCAGCAACTTCAGCTGAGTCAGTCATACTCGTTGCGAGATAGCGAAGTTATTTAAATATCGGTTCGTATCTACGCAACAGATGCTTACCGAAGGCGAGGTTCGCGCGCTCACCGTCCTTCACGGTGAACAGACAGTCTCCGAATTTGCGACCCAGCTGGACCGCAGTCTCAGCTACACGTCTGAACTTGTCGATCGTCTCGAAGCGACCGGACTCGTCGAGACGCGTCGACAAGGGAAAACAAAGCAGATCCGGCCATCGGACGCAAAAGCACTCGAACTCCTCGCAGACATCACCCAAGAGTATTCGCACATCGAATGGCCTGAACTGTTGTCGGGCGCGACGTTCCGCGTTCTCTACTATCTTGAAACACCGCGGGTCGTAATGGAGCTCGCACGCCGGGCCAACATTCACAGGAGTACCGTCCATCGCGCCCTCGATCCACTTCAGCATCGAGGGATCATCTACGAAACTGACGAGGATGCATATGTGCTGAACGAGGGATTCGAACAACTGAGTACGCTTGCTCGGGAACTCGTTCACCACGACCATCGCCAGACCGTCGAACAACACACCGACACCTACACGATTCTCTGGGAGTCACTCGACGAGTTCCTCGTCCAGACCGCAGATGAGATTACCGCCGAGGACTTCCTTTCGACGGGGCCAGAGCGTTTCCAGACCTACGACCTGCCCCTTCTGGCCCGCGACCGTCGGTACTATTTCCATTCAGAGACGATGAATGATCTCTCGCCGGCGATGCTGTGCTGTCATATGCTCGTGATCGATTCGGGCGCACGTACCCAGTCATACTGTCTGCTCCTGCTCAGCCACGTTGACGTCGACCGTGACGAACTGCGTGACCAGGCCACAAAGTACGGCGTCGACGATCTCGTCGAGGACTTGCTCACGTATCTCGACACGAGTGGCGAGGAGCGGGCATCTCGACTTCCCGAGTGGGAGGAGTTCCAAGAATTGGCTGCGGACTACGGGGTGTCAGCATGAGGGCGCGATTCGACAGTTCGTACATTCGGTCGGAACTCGAGCGCATCGGCGAGCAGCTAGACGACCCGCTCACTGTCTTCTTGATCGGCGGTGGGGCAATGGCGTTCCAGGATCTCAAGACCACTACCAAGGATATCGATCTCATCGTCGCATCCGGTGATGACCTCGGGCAGCTCCAAGCAGTACTGCTCGAACTTGGTTACAATATCGTTCGGGAACCGGACGAAGAATACGAAGCGCTCGGTGCTCAGCGAATCCTCGAGAACGATGATGGGTGTCGAATCGACATCTTTCACCAGCAGGTAATCGATAAACTGGTTCTTTCTGACGGGATTCGGAAGCGCAGCGAGCGGTACCTCAACCCCAGCAACTTGGTGGTCGAACTCGTGAGCCCAGAGGACATCTTCCTATTCAAGGCGGTCGCCGGACGGGTGGACGATATCGAAGATATGTTTTCGCTGCTGCAGACTGACCTCGATTTCGACGTCGTCGAAGCAGAACTCGCCGCGCAGATCGACCTCTTGGACCAAGAGCTATTCGTGACATACGTGAACGAGGCGTTGGCCGATCTCACCGAGCAACACAACGTGAGGACACCCCTGCATGAGCCGGTCGCGGAGATTACAGAGCGCGTATACGAGGAACTCGAAGTGCTTCACGCCCTCGACGAACCGAAATCTATGCCTGCCCTCCAGCAGGAACTCGATTACACCACGGTTGAACTACAGGATATCGTGAGTCGTCTCGAGGAGAAAGACGCAATCAAGGGAACCGCTGATCGCATCGAGCGTCTTTCGACGACGATCTGACGGCGAGGGATACCGGAATCTGTGGTGTAATGCCAAGCGGTGCGGCTTATTGGATACTTTCCCTATCCCTGGATAGGAGACCCCCCCATTAGTCGCGGTCAAGCGCGACGTCGACTTCGTCAACGAGGTCCTCCATGGAAACGGTGTAAGCGTCGGCAACATGTCTCACTCAACGAGATGCTCATCGAGGTCGTGCGTCCAGTACGTCGCGGGCCCGCCAGGACTACATCGCGCACACAGCTGCAGCGGCCCCTCGAGATGGCCGAGTTCCACACGGAAACGCGTGAGCGCCGCGAGGGCGTCGACGACGAGACCACAGCCATCGCAGGCGTAGCGATCGCGCTCGTCGGGATCCGGATCCATCTGGATCGCGCAGTCGACGCAGATAGGGTGGGTGACCCGCTCATCTTCCCCCCAGGTGTGGGCCTCGCCAGTCTCGGTGCTGGGCGGAGCGTCGCAGAACGCACACCCTGTAAGCGTCTGCTGCATTACTCCGCCTCCGCGTCGGCGTCGCGGCCGGCCGTCCAGCCACGGTGGAAGACGGCCAATTGCGTCGTCGAGTCGAAGGTAGTAACACTCGGCTCGTGAACGAGAACGCGATCCTCGGGAACGGGTGTGACGACGTCCGCGTCGATGAGGTCGTCGACTAGGCTGCGGGCCGTTGCGTCGTCGACGTCCGCGGTCGCGACGCTCGCGGCGTCACGGTCCTGTGCGAGGAGTTCGGTTTCGCGCTGTTCGTGGTCGGCACTCGTGTCGTCGTGAGGATCGGGACCAACCATGGTGAATCACGCCGCGCACGCTCTCGCGCGCTGCACGCCTCCCGGCGCCGATAAACAGCCCAGTCGGAGGGCGTCAGTCCGACCCTGGGTCGCGGTACTCGAAAACGGCAACGTCGCGGAGGGATAGGGCGGTGGGCGTGGGTTGAGGGCATAAATTCTGGCAACGTCATTAACCAACACTTCGACAGAACTGGTCCCGAGTGTTGGTTAAGAGTGTGGCCTATGGAGTCCGGAGTTCCTGAACCGGCTTCACGGTGAACGTGTCCGGCTCGCTGGCTGCTGCTTCTCGTGTGCGTTCCGCTTGTGAGGCTGCCGACCGGGTGAGCTGGGTGACGAGTTCGTCGCGAACGATCTCACGAGGAACGGTTGTCTCGTGCCAGCCCAGCCGGGCGTCGAAGTGCCGCTTTTGGAACTGCTCGCTGACGTCGTCGACGGCGACGTACTGCGTGTGGTTTGTCCCCCGGACCTGGTGGGTGACGACGACTGCCCCCACGTGCTCGTGCGTCAGCTCGATTAGGGCACACTCCACGAGCGCGACGAGCGACGCGTGATCGCGGTCGTTCGGGATCGCCACCTCGAGGTCTGCCCACGGAGCCTCCCCGTCGGAGTTGGTTGCTGCTTGCTGTACCGTCTGCGTTTGGGTCGTACGTTCCGAAGCCATCGTCTATCGGGGGCACGTGATGTACCCCGCCGCCCCCTGGCGGGGGTGACAGACGTGCCGCTGCGGTCGCAACGCTACTTGGACCGACCGCCGAATAACCGACCCAACAGTGAGGATGACTCTGACTCACTACTGTTCTCACTCGTAGTAGCGGCGTGCTCGCCCTGGCACTCCTCCTCCTGGCCACGGGTGGCAAGTTCGTCAGTGAGTCGCTTGACCTCCGCTTCGAGAGCGTCGATGCGCTCGGTTTTCTCCGTGAGTGTCGCCTCGAGCTCGTCGACGCGGTCGCTCAAGATCTGGTTCTTCTCGGCGAGATATGCGCGACTCCGCTCCGAGTCAGCAGCGCCGACGTCTGGCGACGATGTGGCGGGGATCTCGTCCGCGGTATCGTCGCCGGCGTCCGGGTCGTAGAACTCCGAAGTAGTCGCAATTGCTCGCTCGATGGTCTTCTCCCCATACGTCGACCCATCAGCGTAGTGGACCTCGTCCCACTTCTCTCGCATCAATCCCGACTGGCGGAACAGCTGCTCCATTTGGGTCCGGTCACCACCGGTCCAGAACGCCAGCAAACAGCACAGCGCCATGTCGGCCTCGGACTGACTGTCGTAGCCGACCGTATTCCCGTTCCAGAGCCGCTCGAACTTCTCGCCGTTCGATGCGTTTCGCGCTTTCTCGAGGAGGTCATCGTCTTCGAGGTCGACGTCAACGCCGGCTGCACCGGTCGTCGGTGACTCGTCGTCAGCGCTACCACGCTGTTCGGGCTCTGCTGCCGTGTCACGCTCTGTCTCCTGAACGTACTCACGGTGAATCGCTCTGAGCGCGTCCTGTCGACGTGCGACGCACGTTGGTGTCCGCTCGACGTGATCGCCAGTGACGGTGAAAAAGCGTGCCGTGTCGTACAGTTCGATGCTCCCGCGACGGTTCCGCCCGTCGGGAAGTTCGCCCCTGATGAGGACGTGATAGCCGGTGCCGGACGGTGACACCTCCGTATAGGAGTCGAGGCGCTCGATGATGTCTAGTGCCGCGTCGTCGACGTCGCCGGTTTCCGGGTCGCGGCAGTCGTCCAGATCGACGCCGACGATGGGGTCGTCGTCGGTAAACACGAACCCGACGCCATCGGCGTGTGCCGTCTCGGTGTAGTCGAGCGCTGTCTCGAAACTCGCCCAGGTCTCCGACTCTGTTGATGACGCGAACCCCCCACCTCCCGGCGTCACCGGAATCTTCGTCGGCTTGCCGTCCCGCTCTTCTTCGCGCCAGCACACCCACTGGTCCCGTTCGCGTAGCGTCTCCGGAATCTCCTCCGGTTCGTCGATGATATTCTTATTCATGTTCTCACAGTACCTTGCATGGCTCTCACTAATTCTGAGCCAGCACAGAACTCACTCAATTCTACTCCTCGATCCAATCCCTTGGTCCCAACGGGGACCCCCCGTTCTATCCTAGTTGGTTTTCGCTCGGTGATACCCCTGACCAGCTTCGCCGTCTGGTGGTTTTTCCCCTGACCGCTGATACGGGCGGGAGTACCCTTTCTTAATTTCCCCTGACCAGCAGCGCCGTCCTGCGATTTCGTATGTTCACTTGATGTTAGATACTGTTGCCCCTCCCAGATGCCCTGACCGGCGGTTCCGTCTTGCGGTTTTCTCGGTCCATAACCGAGTATTAACTCTTGATTCTTACCCTCTCGTGCTGTTACTGGTCGTTTCCCCTGACCGGCAACGCCTTCGGGCGGTTTTTTGATAACCCGTCTCGAATTCAAGTACCTCATAGATTTCTCTTCATTCAATCAATTGTTGCCCTGCTGCCGTGAGCGAAATACCTGTATAGCAGTTCACGCGGGTTTCGTTTTGACGAATCCGACTCGTATCATGCGTTACGAACTCCCCGAGAGAACGGGAGAACCACGCTTTCGATTGAACTTCTTTGTCGTGTCTGATTGCCCATATCCGATACGCATTATAGAGATCATCCTTCGGGAGTTCCGCCTCCTCTTCTTCGGTAACGTACACGTCAACGAATGACTCGAAATCGTCCGCGTCGTGATCGAGTTCACTCCCGTTAGTTTGGGAGATTTGCTCTGAGGAATCTTCCCCCGGCATATCCTCTCCCGGAGCAGATTCGGC
Proteins encoded in this region:
- a CDS encoding helix-turn-helix domain-containing protein, yielding MLTEGEVRALTVLHGEQTVSEFATQLDRSLSYTSELVDRLEATGLVETRRQGKTKQIRPSDAKALELLADITQEYSHIEWPELLSGATFRVLYYLETPRVVMELARRANIHRSTVHRALDPLQHRGIIYETDEDAYVLNEGFEQLSTLARELVHHDHRQTVEQHTDTYTILWESLDEFLVQTADEITAEDFLSTGPERFQTYDLPLLARDRRYYFHSETMNDLSPAMLCCHMLVIDSGARTQSYCLLLLSHVDVDRDELRDQATKYGVDDLVEDLLTYLDTSGEERASRLPEWEEFQELAADYGVSA
- a CDS encoding DUF6036 family nucleotidyltransferase, which translates into the protein MRARFDSSYIRSELERIGEQLDDPLTVFLIGGGAMAFQDLKTTTKDIDLIVASGDDLGQLQAVLLELGYNIVREPDEEYEALGAQRILENDDGCRIDIFHQQVIDKLVLSDGIRKRSERYLNPSNLVVELVSPEDIFLFKAVAGRVDDIEDMFSLLQTDLDFDVVEAELAAQIDLLDQELFVTYVNEALADLTEQHNVRTPLHEPVAEITERVYEELEVLHALDEPKSMPALQQELDYTTVELQDIVSRLEEKDAIKGTADRIERLSTTI
- a CDS encoding DUF7558 family protein, whose translation is MQQTLTGCAFCDAPPSTETGEAHTWGEDERVTHPICVDCAIQMDPDPDERDRYACDGCGLVVDALAALTRFRVELGHLEGPLQLCARCSPGGPATYWTHDLDEHLVE
- a CDS encoding phage NrS-1 polymerase family protein, which codes for MNKNIIDEPEEIPETLRERDQWVCWREEERDGKPTKIPVTPGGGGFASSTESETWASFETALDYTETAHADGVGFVFTDDDPIVGVDLDDCRDPETGDVDDAALDIIERLDSYTEVSPSGTGYHVLIRGELPDGRNRRGSIELYDTARFFTVTGDHVERTPTCVARRQDALRAIHREYVQETERDTAAEPEQRGSADDESPTTGAAGVDVDLEDDDLLEKARNASNGEKFERLWNGNTVGYDSQSEADMALCCLLAFWTGGDRTQMEQLFRQSGLMREKWDEVHYADGSTYGEKTIERAIATTSEFYDPDAGDDTADEIPATSSPDVGAADSERSRAYLAEKNQILSDRVDELEATLTEKTERIDALEAEVKRLTDELATRGQEEECQGEHAATTSENSSESESSSLLGRLFGGRSK